In a single window of the Euleptes europaea isolate rEulEur1 chromosome 4, rEulEur1.hap1, whole genome shotgun sequence genome:
- the CHRNA6 gene encoding neuronal acetylcholine receptor subunit alpha-6 has product METNLWLRHIWNDYKLRWNPAEFDGIEFVRVPADKIWKPDIVLYNNAVGDFQVESRTKALLKYDGTITWTPPAIFKSSCPMDITFFPFDHQNCSLKFGSWTYDKAKIDLLLVGSKVDMNDFWENSEWEIVDASGYKHDIKYNCCEEIYTDITYSFYIRRLPMFYTINLIIPCLFLSFLTVLVFYLPSDCGEKVTLCISVLLSLTVFLLVITETIPSTSLVIPLVGEYLLFTMIFVTLSIVVTVFVLNIHYRNPTTHIMPTWVKAVFLRLLPKILMMRRPLQKHDEAKTKKTKKGSAGKSSKPKASEFGEVKVYNEHRCCHCEKPNEPATGKKKRPSPQSAKWAPEQEECAPEVKDVINSVQFIADNMRSQNETKEVEDDWKYVAMVIDRVFLWVFIILCVFGTAGLFLQPLIADT; this is encoded by the exons ATGGAAACCAATCTATGGCTACGACAT ATATGGAATGATTATAAACTACGATGGAATCCAGCAGAATTTGATGGGATCGAGTTTGTCCGAGTGCCAGCAGATAAAATCTGGAAACCTGATATTGTGTTATACAACAA tGCTGTTGGAGATTTTCAGGTGGAAAGCAGAACCAAAGCTCTTCTCAAATACGATGGCACTATCACTTGGACGCCCCCTGCAATCTTTAAAAGCTCCTGCCCTATGGATATCACCTTCTTCCCCTTTGATCACCAGAACTGTTCTCTAAAATTTGGGTCATGGACCTACGATAAAGCTAAAATTGACCTTCTCCTTGTTGGTTCCAAGGTGGATATGAACGACTTCTGGGAGAACAGCGAATGGGAAATAGTGGATGCTTCAGGCTACAAGCATGACATCAAATACAACTGCTGCGAGGAAATCTATACCGATATAACCTACTCTTTTTACATCCGAAGGCTTCCCATGTTTTACACAATTAATCTGATCATCCCGTGTCTGTTTCTTTCATTCCTGACTGTGCTGGTCTTTTACCTTCCTTCTGACTGTGGAGAGAAAGTGACGCTGTGCATCTCTGTCCTCCTTTCTTTGACAGTGTTCCTGCTGGTAATCACAGAGACAATCCCCTCTACTTCTCTGGTGATCCCGCTGGTGGGAGAATACCTGCTGTTCACCATGATATTTGTGACCCTCTCGATCGTCGTCACTGTGTTTGTGCTGAACATCCACTACAGGAATCCAACTACACACATTATGCCCACCTGGGTCAAAGCTGTCTTCCTCCGTCTTCTTCCCAAAATTCTGATGATGAGAAGACCCCTGCAGAAGCACGATGAAGCCAAAACGAAAAAAACCAAAAAGGGCAGTGCCGGTAAATCCAGCAAGCCAAAGGCCAGTGAGTTTGGAGAAGTGAAAGTCTACAACGAACACAGGTGCTGTCACTGCGAGAAACCCAACGAACCGGCCACTGGCAAGAAAAAGAGACCAAGCCCCCAATCTGCGAAATGGGCACCTGAACAAGAAGAATGCGCTCCAGAAGTCAAAGATGTCATTAACAGTGTGCAGTTCATTGCTGACAACATGAGGAGCCAGAATGAGACGAAAGAG GTGGAGGATGACTGGAAATACGTAGCCATGGTGATTGACAGAGTATTCTTGTGGGTGTTCATAATTCTCTGCGTGTTTGGGACTGCAGGATTGTTCCTACAGCCCTTGATAGCAGACACATAA